The following coding sequences are from one Musa acuminata AAA Group cultivar baxijiao chromosome BXJ2-4, Cavendish_Baxijiao_AAA, whole genome shotgun sequence window:
- the LOC135609121 gene encoding uncharacterized protein LOC135609121: MGRAKKTRKFAVMKKIVSSKTLKKYKEEILNPKKKDLEKENLPRNVPSVSSALFFKYNTALGPPYMVIVDTNFINFSIQNKLDLEKGMMDCLYAKCTPCITDCVMAELEKLGQKYRVALRIAKDPRFERLPCTHKGTYADDCIVDRVTQHKCYIVATCDRDLKRRIRKIPGVPIMYITRHKYSIERLPEATIGGAPRI, encoded by the exons ATGGGGAGGGCGAAGAAAACCCGCAAATTTGCGGTCATGAAGAAGATCGTCAGCTCGAAAACCCTCAAGAA gtacaaggaagagattctgAACCCTAAGAAGAAGGATCTCGAGAAGGAGAATCTGCCCCGCAATGT CCCGAGCGTATCTTCGGCGCTGTTCTTTAAATACAACACCGCACTTGGTCCGCCTTACATGGTCATCGTGGATACCAATTTTATCAACTTCTCCATACAAAATAAG ttggatttggagaagggcATGATGGATTGCCTTTATGCAAAAT GCACACCTTGCATTACTGACTGCGTGATGGCTGAGCTTGAAAAGTTGGGACAGAAATATCGTGTAGCTTTACG TATTGCAAAAGATCCTAGGTTTGAAAGGCTACCTTGCACACATAAAGGGACTTATGCTGATGACTGCATTGTTGACAGGGTTACTCAG CACAAGTGTTATATTGTTGCAACGTGCGATAGAGACTTGAAGCGAAGGATACGCAAG ATTCCTGGTGTGCCTATCATGTACATCACACGACACAAGTACTCAATCGAGCGGCTACCAGAAGCAACAATCGGTGGAG CTCCAAGAATTTGA
- the LOC135609120 gene encoding uncharacterized protein LOC135609120, whose product MGRLGNAGNAPRTNHSTHPHPSGDDPWISHFCHPHPLELTSLEQALTPTICAGCASPAAGCVYSCKACNYVLDVSCAKMPRRIRHPAHPHSVNLFATPPSKDGPSNCDACGRSSSGFTFYCDPCGFRLHCQCAAKPLTINHRTHPHPLNLIFSPPYEDKGFSCDICGDAGLNHWLYRCAACEFDAHIGCATGGTLQPLARTPTTQQQAPARTPKPQQQAPARTPTPRQQQASPRPSAPLQQASPRPSTPQQQAARRPRTSQQQGPRLPTSQQQGFQRPFAPQQLAPPLSLLPPGLLQPLRPLLPGLLQPLRPLLPPGLLQPPRPLWTQPPQMNQATQGSNNSVEQQNGEGTGSREQQNGEGTKSEEHHNGEGTESVEHHNDEGDIPDTTGEEDGDVGGSSSGYHWNQDGCDDGSDWMMTQDGGYDESSSVPEDSFGGSDESYEVNMEVTFEL is encoded by the coding sequence ATGGGGAGGCTGGGCAACGCCGGCAATGCTCCAAGGACCAACCATTCGACTCATCCCCACCCTTCGGGCGACGATCCATGGATCAGCCATTTCTGCCATCCCCATCCTCTCGAGCTCACGTCTCTGGAGCAGGCGCTGACCCCGACGATCTGCGCTGGTTGCGCCTCTCCGGCCGCCGGATGTGTCTACTCTTGCAAGGCATGCAACTACGTCTTGGACGTCTCCTGCGCCAAGATGCCGCGGCGCATCCGCCATCCCGCGCATCCGCACTCCGTCAACCTCTTCGCCACGCCCCCTTCCAAAGACGGCCCTTCCAACTGCGACGCGTGCGGCCGCAGCAGCAGCGGCTTCACGTTTTACTGCGATCCCTGTGGCTTCCGGTTGCACTGTCAGTGCGCCGCCAAGCCGCTCACCATCAACCATCGCACGCACCCTCACCCTCTCAACCTCATCTTCTCTCCTCCTTACGAGGACAAGGGGTTCTCGTGTGATATCTGTGGGGACGCGGGCTTGAACCACTGGCTCTACCGCTGCGCGGCCTGCGAATTCGATGCCCATATCGGGTGTGCGACGGGTGGGACTTTGCAGCCTCTGGCGCGAACTCCGACGACACAGCAACAGGCTCCAGCGCGAACACCAAAACCACAGCAACAGGCTCCTGCGCGAACACCTACGCCACGGCAGCAGCAGGCTTCGCCGAGGCCATCTGCGCCACTGCAGCAGGCCTCGCCGAGACCATCTACGCCACAGCAACAGGCAGCGCGAAGGCCACGTACGTCGCAGCAACAGGGCCCGCGGCTACCGACATCGCAGCAACAGGGTTTTCAGAGGCCATTTGCGCCACAGCAACTGGCTCCACCGCTGTCACTGTTGCCTCCGGGACTACTGCAGCCACTGCGGCCACTGCTGCCGGGACTACTGCAGCCACTGCGGCCACTGCTGCCACCAGGACTACTGCAGCCACCGCGGCCACTGTGGACGCAGCCGCCACAGATGAACCAGGCGACTCAGGGATCTAACAATAGCGTGGAACAGCAAAACGGTGAAGGTACTGGAAGCAGAGAACAGCAGAACGGCGAAGGCACCAAAAGCGAAGAACATCACAACGGTGAAGGCACTGAAAGCGTTGAACATCATAACGACGAAGGCGACATACCCGACACAACTGGTGAAGAAGACGGCGACGTCGGTGGTAGCAGCTCCGGCTATCACTGGAATCAAGATGGCTGCGACGATGGATCAGATTGGATGATGACTCAAGATGGAGGTTACGATGAATCAAGTTCGGTGCCGGAGGATTCCTTTGGGGGATCCGATGAGTCTTACGAAGTGAACATGGAGGTGACGTTTGAGCTATAG
- the LOC135610345 gene encoding PH, RCC1 and FYVE domains-containing protein 1-like isoform X1, translating to MAENFERRTPSVREVEQAITALKKGAHLLKCGRRGKPKFCPFRVSTDEKILIWYSGEKEKHLNLDAVSKVISGQQTVNFLRQNQADKKNQSFSLVYENGQRSLDLICKDKEQAESWRLGLTALVSASHQPRILANIRSSRWAHTCANSPVGYIATNHKLGLLQGSAKLAKVRSLYGTPARSLLDKHLSDRMMNTSDEFYSPRQRTLSDIQSYLDKILPRLPHVVSYGEKEKKDSNLSKGQRMFPISKLSSSEHESPKIYVNDGLKDAFMWGKGVGGVDFSLPKLLDSTRALDVRSVSCGEKHAALVTKQGEVFCWGLENGGRLGHKVNMDAPYPKLVESLTCISVQRVACGAQCTFAIANSGEVYVWGDSNHGLDLSGDGHQTQWFPHRISGPLDGVFISRIACGEWHTAIVSSSGQLFTCGDGTFGVLGHGDVQSISQPKEVESLKGLRVKSVACGPWHTAAVVEIVVGHVKSNSPGGKLFTWGDNDKGRLGHVDKDRKLAPTCVASLVDCDFVQVSCGTTLTAALTVTGITFTMGSSANGQLGNPHAEDVSIARVEGLLKSEFVKEISAGSFHVAVLTTKGKVYTWGRGGNGQLGLGDNKDRSSPTLVESLEDRHVESVACGSNFTIVTCLHKFISSKDQLICTGCRMVFGFARKKHNCYNCGFMFCHPCSSNKVMNAALAPNKCKKYRVCNTCFTQLQKISDPRINMEISTPRPLLLTTEGYSDLRLKREHSFITEGKTFYRKLSAVEETKLAEADAESVREEKQNQHSGSPVIANQRWGHVPCPQQFIEHGRENSLKVVPISGQEFSDPFHVHARNSPPERKFKLSKASSLRKDLDNVDKIVREELLRLQTEAKSLTQKCQSKSRKLQQCKRKIEETWLLAKDEAEKCKAANAVIKILTAQINALTEKLSTRRQVSNIGSTVDANSTCCPAQTKFLRPEGEKSVFAFHHQCPDVHTSIKDQTSTSSYCDATVAATDAKNCRTKESKDERVEQVEVGVYVTFITLPSGQKGLNRVRFSRKHFSEKEAEIWWEENQRRVYSKYNIKSFVTPSTGKIDH from the exons ATGGCTGAAAATTTCGAAAGAAGAACCCCCTCGGTCAGAGAAGTTGAACAG GCCATTACAGCTTTGAAGAAGGGTGCACATCTTCTGAAATGTGGAAGGAGAGGGAAGCCCAAATTCTGCCCTTTCAGGGTATCAACA GATGAGAAAATCTTAATCTGGTACTCGGGGGAGAAGGAAAAACACTTGAACTTGGATGCTGTTTCCAAAGTCATCTCTGGCCAGCAGACT GTAAATTTCCTGCGTCAGAATCAGGCAGATAAAAAGAATCAGTCCTTCTCACTTGTATATGAAAATGGTCAACGTTCGCTTGACTTG ATATGCAAAGACAAAGAACAAGCTGAATCTTGGCGTCTGGGTTTGACGGCCTTGGTATCAGCTTCTCATCAACCAAGAATTTTGGCTAACATAAGAAGTAGCAGATGGGCACACACTTGCGCCAACAGCCCTGTTGGCTACATTGCAACGAATCATAAACTGGGGCTTCTCCAAGGTTCAGCTAAATTAGCAAAG gtGCGCAGTTTATACGGTACTCCTGCTCGATCTCTGCTAGATAAGCATTTATCAGATAGAATGATGAACACGTCTGATGAATTTTACTCTCCAAGACAAAGAACCTTATCAGATATACAATCTTATTTGGACAAAATACTACCTCGCCTGCCCCATGTGGTCTCTTATGgtgagaaggaaaagaaagacTCTAATTTGAGTAAAGGACAGAGAATGTTTCCAATTTCTAAGCTCAGCTCATCCGAACATGAATCTCCTAAGATATATGTCAATGACGGTTTAAAGGATGCCTTCATGTGGGGAAAAGGAGTAGGAGGTGTTGATTTTTCACTTCCCAAGCTATTGGATTCAACTAGAGCGCTCGATGTGAGGAGCGTGTCCTGTGGGGAGAAGCATGCTGCTTTAGTTACTAAACAGGGTGAAGTCTTCTGTTGGGGCTTGGAAAATGGTGGAAGATTGGGTCATAAGGTCAATATGGATGCACCTTATCCTAAACTTGTCGAGTCTCTTACCTGTATCTCTGTACAAAGAGTTGCTTGTGGGGCACAGTGCACCTTTGCTATTGCAAATTCTGGTGAAGTTTATGTCTGGGGTGACAGCAACCATGGCCTTGATCTTTCCGGTGATGGCCACCAAACCCAGTGGTTTCCCCATAGAATATCTGGTCCTTTAGACGGTGTATTTATATCGAGGATCGCATGCGGTGAATGGCACACAGCAATAGTGTCTTCTTCTGGGCAGTTATTCACCTGTGGGGATGGAACATTTGGTGTTCTTGGTCATGGGGATGTACAAAGTATCTCTCAGCCAAAAGAAGTCGAGTCCTTGAAAGGGCTTAGAGTAAAATCAGTCGCGTGTGGACCATGGCATACTGCTGCTGTTGTTGAAATCGTAGTTGGTCATGTCAAAAGCAATTCTCCAGGTGGTAAGCTATTCACTTGGGGCGACAACGATAAAGGGAGGCTTGGTCATGTAGATAAGGACAGGAAGCTTGCACCAACTTGCGTTGCTTCACTCGTGGATTGTGATTTTGTTCAAGTGTCCTGCGGAACTACGTTAACTGCTGCACTTACAGTTACTGGTATAACTTTTACTATGGGAAGTTCAGCAAATGGGCAGTTAGGAAATCCTCATGCGGAGGATGTTTCGATAGCTAGAGTTGAAGGGTTGCTTAAAAGTGAGTTTGTCAAGGAGATATCTGCAGGTTCTTTTCATGTGGcagtgttgacgacaaagggaaaAGTGTATACTTGGGGGAGGGGTGGAAATGGACAACTTGGATTAGGTGATAATAAAGACAGAAGCTCCCCAACTCTGGTGGAGTCCTTGGAAGATAGACATGTCGAAAGTGTAGCCTGCGGTTCCAACTTCACAATTGTCACTTGTTTGCATAAATTTATCTCAAGCAAGGACCAGTTAATCTGCACAGGTTGCAGAATGGTTTTTGGCTTTGCTAGGAAGAAGCATAATTGCTACAATTGTGGTTTTATGTTTTGCCATCCCTGTAGCAGCAACAAGGTCATGAATGCAGCTCTGGCACCAAATAAATGCAAGAAGTATCGTGTTTGCAATACGTGCTTCACTcagctgcaaaaaatttcagatcctagaATAAACATGGAAATCTCAACTCCTAGACCATTACTGCTAACAACTGAGGGATATTCTGATCTAAGGTTAAAGAGGGAACATTCATTCATCACTGAAGGAAAAACATTTTATCGTAAATTATCAGCTGTTGAGGAAACTAAATTAGCAGAAGCAGATGCAGAATCTGTGCGTGAAGAAAAGCAGAATCAACATTCAGGTTCACCAGTCATAGCAAATCAAAGGTGGGGACACGTGCCATGCCCCCAACAGTTCATTGAACATGGTAGAGAGAACTCCTTGAAAGTGGTTCCTATTTCAGGACAAGAGTTTTCTGATCCTTTTCATGTTCATGCACGGAATTCTCCACCGGAGAGGAAATTTAAACTATCCAAAGCTAGCAGCTTGAGAAAAGATCTAGACAATGTGGATAAGATAGTGAGAGAAGAACTACTGCGACTTCAAACTGAG GCTAAATCCCTGACTCAAAAATGCCAAAGTAAAAGTCGGAAACTCCAACAGTGTAAACGTAAAATTGAGGAAACCTGGTTGCTGGCAAAGGATGAAGCTGAAAAGTGCAAAGCTGCAAATGCTGTAATAAAGATTCTAACCGCTCAG ATAAATGCTTTGACAGAGAAGCTTTCAACAAGGAGGCAAGTAAGTAATATTGGATCCACTGTTGATGCCAACAGCACATGTTGCCCTGCCCAGACAAAGTTTTTGAGGCCTGAAGGTGAAAAGTCGGTCTTTGCATTCCATCACCAGTGTCCAGATGTACATACAAGCATCAAGGACCAGACTTCCACAAGCTCATACTGTGATGCAACCGTAGCTGCAACAGATGCAAAAAACTGTCGAACCAAGGAATCAAAGGATGAACGGGTGGAGCAAGTTGAAGTTGGTGTATATGTTACCTTCATTACTTTGCCAAGTGGCCAGAAGGGCCTCAATCGCGTAAGGTTTAG CCGGAAACATTTTAGTGAGAAGGAAGCTGAGATATGGTGGGAGGAGAATCAGAGGAGAGTATATTCAAAATACAACATCAAGAGTTTTGTGACACCATCTACTGGTAAAATAGACCATTAA
- the LOC135610345 gene encoding PH, RCC1 and FYVE domains-containing protein 1-like isoform X2: MAENFERRTPSVREVEQDEKILIWYSGEKEKHLNLDAVSKVISGQQTVNFLRQNQADKKNQSFSLVYENGQRSLDLICKDKEQAESWRLGLTALVSASHQPRILANIRSSRWAHTCANSPVGYIATNHKLGLLQGSAKLAKVRSLYGTPARSLLDKHLSDRMMNTSDEFYSPRQRTLSDIQSYLDKILPRLPHVVSYGEKEKKDSNLSKGQRMFPISKLSSSEHESPKIYVNDGLKDAFMWGKGVGGVDFSLPKLLDSTRALDVRSVSCGEKHAALVTKQGEVFCWGLENGGRLGHKVNMDAPYPKLVESLTCISVQRVACGAQCTFAIANSGEVYVWGDSNHGLDLSGDGHQTQWFPHRISGPLDGVFISRIACGEWHTAIVSSSGQLFTCGDGTFGVLGHGDVQSISQPKEVESLKGLRVKSVACGPWHTAAVVEIVVGHVKSNSPGGKLFTWGDNDKGRLGHVDKDRKLAPTCVASLVDCDFVQVSCGTTLTAALTVTGITFTMGSSANGQLGNPHAEDVSIARVEGLLKSEFVKEISAGSFHVAVLTTKGKVYTWGRGGNGQLGLGDNKDRSSPTLVESLEDRHVESVACGSNFTIVTCLHKFISSKDQLICTGCRMVFGFARKKHNCYNCGFMFCHPCSSNKVMNAALAPNKCKKYRVCNTCFTQLQKISDPRINMEISTPRPLLLTTEGYSDLRLKREHSFITEGKTFYRKLSAVEETKLAEADAESVREEKQNQHSGSPVIANQRWGHVPCPQQFIEHGRENSLKVVPISGQEFSDPFHVHARNSPPERKFKLSKASSLRKDLDNVDKIVREELLRLQTEAKSLTQKCQSKSRKLQQCKRKIEETWLLAKDEAEKCKAANAVIKILTAQINALTEKLSTRRQVSNIGSTVDANSTCCPAQTKFLRPEGEKSVFAFHHQCPDVHTSIKDQTSTSSYCDATVAATDAKNCRTKESKDERVEQVEVGVYVTFITLPSGQKGLNRVRFSRKHFSEKEAEIWWEENQRRVYSKYNIKSFVTPSTGKIDH; the protein is encoded by the exons ATGGCTGAAAATTTCGAAAGAAGAACCCCCTCGGTCAGAGAAGTTGAACAG GATGAGAAAATCTTAATCTGGTACTCGGGGGAGAAGGAAAAACACTTGAACTTGGATGCTGTTTCCAAAGTCATCTCTGGCCAGCAGACT GTAAATTTCCTGCGTCAGAATCAGGCAGATAAAAAGAATCAGTCCTTCTCACTTGTATATGAAAATGGTCAACGTTCGCTTGACTTG ATATGCAAAGACAAAGAACAAGCTGAATCTTGGCGTCTGGGTTTGACGGCCTTGGTATCAGCTTCTCATCAACCAAGAATTTTGGCTAACATAAGAAGTAGCAGATGGGCACACACTTGCGCCAACAGCCCTGTTGGCTACATTGCAACGAATCATAAACTGGGGCTTCTCCAAGGTTCAGCTAAATTAGCAAAG gtGCGCAGTTTATACGGTACTCCTGCTCGATCTCTGCTAGATAAGCATTTATCAGATAGAATGATGAACACGTCTGATGAATTTTACTCTCCAAGACAAAGAACCTTATCAGATATACAATCTTATTTGGACAAAATACTACCTCGCCTGCCCCATGTGGTCTCTTATGgtgagaaggaaaagaaagacTCTAATTTGAGTAAAGGACAGAGAATGTTTCCAATTTCTAAGCTCAGCTCATCCGAACATGAATCTCCTAAGATATATGTCAATGACGGTTTAAAGGATGCCTTCATGTGGGGAAAAGGAGTAGGAGGTGTTGATTTTTCACTTCCCAAGCTATTGGATTCAACTAGAGCGCTCGATGTGAGGAGCGTGTCCTGTGGGGAGAAGCATGCTGCTTTAGTTACTAAACAGGGTGAAGTCTTCTGTTGGGGCTTGGAAAATGGTGGAAGATTGGGTCATAAGGTCAATATGGATGCACCTTATCCTAAACTTGTCGAGTCTCTTACCTGTATCTCTGTACAAAGAGTTGCTTGTGGGGCACAGTGCACCTTTGCTATTGCAAATTCTGGTGAAGTTTATGTCTGGGGTGACAGCAACCATGGCCTTGATCTTTCCGGTGATGGCCACCAAACCCAGTGGTTTCCCCATAGAATATCTGGTCCTTTAGACGGTGTATTTATATCGAGGATCGCATGCGGTGAATGGCACACAGCAATAGTGTCTTCTTCTGGGCAGTTATTCACCTGTGGGGATGGAACATTTGGTGTTCTTGGTCATGGGGATGTACAAAGTATCTCTCAGCCAAAAGAAGTCGAGTCCTTGAAAGGGCTTAGAGTAAAATCAGTCGCGTGTGGACCATGGCATACTGCTGCTGTTGTTGAAATCGTAGTTGGTCATGTCAAAAGCAATTCTCCAGGTGGTAAGCTATTCACTTGGGGCGACAACGATAAAGGGAGGCTTGGTCATGTAGATAAGGACAGGAAGCTTGCACCAACTTGCGTTGCTTCACTCGTGGATTGTGATTTTGTTCAAGTGTCCTGCGGAACTACGTTAACTGCTGCACTTACAGTTACTGGTATAACTTTTACTATGGGAAGTTCAGCAAATGGGCAGTTAGGAAATCCTCATGCGGAGGATGTTTCGATAGCTAGAGTTGAAGGGTTGCTTAAAAGTGAGTTTGTCAAGGAGATATCTGCAGGTTCTTTTCATGTGGcagtgttgacgacaaagggaaaAGTGTATACTTGGGGGAGGGGTGGAAATGGACAACTTGGATTAGGTGATAATAAAGACAGAAGCTCCCCAACTCTGGTGGAGTCCTTGGAAGATAGACATGTCGAAAGTGTAGCCTGCGGTTCCAACTTCACAATTGTCACTTGTTTGCATAAATTTATCTCAAGCAAGGACCAGTTAATCTGCACAGGTTGCAGAATGGTTTTTGGCTTTGCTAGGAAGAAGCATAATTGCTACAATTGTGGTTTTATGTTTTGCCATCCCTGTAGCAGCAACAAGGTCATGAATGCAGCTCTGGCACCAAATAAATGCAAGAAGTATCGTGTTTGCAATACGTGCTTCACTcagctgcaaaaaatttcagatcctagaATAAACATGGAAATCTCAACTCCTAGACCATTACTGCTAACAACTGAGGGATATTCTGATCTAAGGTTAAAGAGGGAACATTCATTCATCACTGAAGGAAAAACATTTTATCGTAAATTATCAGCTGTTGAGGAAACTAAATTAGCAGAAGCAGATGCAGAATCTGTGCGTGAAGAAAAGCAGAATCAACATTCAGGTTCACCAGTCATAGCAAATCAAAGGTGGGGACACGTGCCATGCCCCCAACAGTTCATTGAACATGGTAGAGAGAACTCCTTGAAAGTGGTTCCTATTTCAGGACAAGAGTTTTCTGATCCTTTTCATGTTCATGCACGGAATTCTCCACCGGAGAGGAAATTTAAACTATCCAAAGCTAGCAGCTTGAGAAAAGATCTAGACAATGTGGATAAGATAGTGAGAGAAGAACTACTGCGACTTCAAACTGAG GCTAAATCCCTGACTCAAAAATGCCAAAGTAAAAGTCGGAAACTCCAACAGTGTAAACGTAAAATTGAGGAAACCTGGTTGCTGGCAAAGGATGAAGCTGAAAAGTGCAAAGCTGCAAATGCTGTAATAAAGATTCTAACCGCTCAG ATAAATGCTTTGACAGAGAAGCTTTCAACAAGGAGGCAAGTAAGTAATATTGGATCCACTGTTGATGCCAACAGCACATGTTGCCCTGCCCAGACAAAGTTTTTGAGGCCTGAAGGTGAAAAGTCGGTCTTTGCATTCCATCACCAGTGTCCAGATGTACATACAAGCATCAAGGACCAGACTTCCACAAGCTCATACTGTGATGCAACCGTAGCTGCAACAGATGCAAAAAACTGTCGAACCAAGGAATCAAAGGATGAACGGGTGGAGCAAGTTGAAGTTGGTGTATATGTTACCTTCATTACTTTGCCAAGTGGCCAGAAGGGCCTCAATCGCGTAAGGTTTAG CCGGAAACATTTTAGTGAGAAGGAAGCTGAGATATGGTGGGAGGAGAATCAGAGGAGAGTATATTCAAAATACAACATCAAGAGTTTTGTGACACCATCTACTGGTAAAATAGACCATTAA
- the LOC135609122 gene encoding expansin-like A2, with protein MRILPTKEIPEEQFKRGSEKTPSDLYVKQGSALFSRMGVKDQFTGDWCVAPPCTLVHPVAVRFLLFLMWGSTLDFTSNRCISNPVLSSTSPPLYDQLAYTISSTSSPSQDMGGGSVFLFFLVFHLFSSATACGGCVHQATAAHFTSFSALSVGACGYGSMALGFSGGYVAAASSALYRGGVGCGACFQVRCKNTKICSSRGVEVIITDLNKSNDTDLVLSRPAYVAMARRGMAKSLKKLGIVDVEYKRIPCEYSNKNLSIRVEEKSKRPNSLTIKFLHQGGQTDIVAVDVAQVGSSNWQFMSREYGPVWSTDRAPVGPLQLRMVVTGGYDGKWVWAQKEVLPVHWKIGSVYDLGVQIADIARDGCLSGHTEGWK; from the exons ATGAGAATTTTACCTACGAAAGAGATACCGGAGGAACAGTTCAAACGTGGTTCTGAGAAGACGCCAAGTGATTTATACGTCAAACAGGGGTCTGCTCTGTTCTCGCGTATGGGGGTGAAAGACCAATTCACCGGCGATTGGTGTGTCGCACCGCCGTGTACTTTGGTCCACCCTGTGGCCGTTCGTTTTCTACTGTTCTTGATGTGGGGCAGCACCCTGGATTTTACTTCAAACCGCTGCATCAGCAACCCGGTGCTTTCCTCCACCTCCCCCCCTCTATATGATCAGCTCGCATACACCATTTCCTCCACCTCCTCTCCAAGCCAAGACATGGGCGGTGGCTCTGTCTTCCTGTTCTTTCTTGTCTTCCATCTTTTCTCCTCTGCTACGGCCTGTGGCGGGTGCGTGCATCAAGCCACGGCTGCCCACTTCACCTCCTTCTCCGCTTTATCTG TTGGGGCTTGTGGATATGGCTCCATGGCTTTGGGCTTCAGCGGAGGCTACGTTGCTGCTGCAAGCTCTGCTCTTTACAGAGGCGGGGTTGGCTGCGGAGCATGTTTCCAG GTGAGATGTAAGAACACGAAGATATGCAGCAGTCGAGGGGTCGAAGTGATCATTACGGACCTCAACAAGAGCAACGACACCGACTTGGTTCTCAGCAGGCCGGCTTATGTCGCCATGGCACGACGTGGGATGGCCAAATCGCTGAAGAAACTTGGCATCGTGGATGTGGAATACAAAAG GATTCCATGTGAGTACAGCAACAAGAACTTGTCCATTAGGGTGGAAGAGAAGAGCAAAAGGCCAAACTCTTTGACCATCAAGTTCCTCCACCAGGGGGGTCAGACTGACATCGTGGCGGTGGATGTGGCGCAG GTCGGGTCGTCGAATTGGCAATTCATGAGCAGGGAGTACGGACCGGTGTGGAGCACCGACCGAGCGCCGGTCGGCCCGCTGCAGCTGAGAATGGTGGTGACGGGCGGCTACGACGGGAAGTGGGTTTGGGCTCAGAAAGAGGTCCTGCCGGTTCACTGGAAGATCGGCTCGGTCTACGACTTAGGGGTTCAGATCGCTGACATTGCTCGAGACGGATGCTTGAGCGGCCACACGGAAGGCTGGAAGTGA